A region from the Altererythrobacter sp. H2 genome encodes:
- a CDS encoding circularly permuted type 2 ATP-grasp protein gives MEQAANTFDEMRHEGGGVRPAYADYCEWFDQQPGDLLRRKHKDAEGSFRRTGITFNVYGEGEAEERLIPFDMVPRVITAAEWRRLTRGIEQRVSALNAFIHDLYHRQEIIRAGRVPERLFRHNEAWLPHMVGFTPPGGVYTHIVGIDLVRTGPGDWFVLEDNARTPSGVSYMLENRETMMAMFPELFTRVPVASVSDYPRRLAKSLAACAPDAARGKPTVAVLTPGIYNSAYYEHAFLADQMGAELVEGSDLRVVGGRVQMRTTRGYEPVDVLYRRVDDEFLDPLTFNPASVLGVPGIMDVYRSGGITIANAPGTGIADDKAIYSFMPEIVEFYTGSKPLLPNVQTWRCAEPDSLAYVLDNLAELVVKEVHGSGGYGMLIGPTASKKEIAAFRQKLCAKPGNYIAQPTLALSTCPIFTAKGLAPRHVDLRPFVLVSPDKIDITPGGLTRVALKKGSLVVNSSQGGGTKDTWVLKD, from the coding sequence ATGGAGCAGGCAGCGAATACCTTCGATGAAATGCGGCATGAGGGCGGCGGTGTGCGTCCGGCTTACGCTGACTATTGCGAATGGTTCGACCAGCAGCCCGGCGATCTTCTCCGTCGCAAGCACAAGGATGCCGAAGGCAGTTTCCGCCGCACTGGCATAACGTTCAATGTTTATGGTGAGGGCGAGGCCGAGGAGCGGCTGATCCCGTTCGACATGGTGCCGCGCGTGATCACGGCTGCCGAATGGCGCCGCCTTACGCGCGGGATCGAGCAGCGGGTCAGCGCACTCAACGCCTTTATCCACGATCTCTATCACCGGCAGGAAATCATCCGCGCCGGGCGGGTGCCGGAGCGGTTGTTCCGCCATAACGAAGCCTGGCTGCCGCACATGGTCGGCTTCACGCCGCCGGGCGGGGTGTACACCCATATCGTCGGAATTGACCTGGTGCGGACCGGCCCGGGCGACTGGTTCGTGCTGGAAGACAATGCGCGCACGCCCTCGGGTGTCAGCTACATGCTGGAAAACCGCGAAACCATGATGGCGATGTTCCCGGAACTGTTCACCCGGGTGCCGGTTGCCAGCGTGTCAGACTATCCCCGCCGCCTCGCCAAAAGCCTGGCCGCCTGCGCGCCCGATGCGGCGCGGGGCAAGCCGACGGTGGCCGTGCTGACTCCTGGCATCTACAACAGCGCTTATTACGAACACGCCTTTCTGGCTGACCAGATGGGTGCCGAGCTGGTCGAGGGCAGCGACCTGCGGGTGGTGGGCGGCCGGGTGCAGATGCGCACCACGCGCGGTTACGAGCCGGTCGATGTGCTCTATCGCCGGGTCGACGACGAATTCCTCGATCCGCTCACTTTCAATCCGGCCAGCGTGCTCGGGGTGCCGGGGATCATGGACGTCTACCGTTCAGGCGGGATCACGATTGCCAATGCACCGGGCACCGGGATCGCCGACGACAAGGCAATCTACAGCTTCATGCCGGAAATCGTCGAGTTCTACACCGGCTCCAAGCCGCTGCTGCCCAACGTCCAGACCTGGCGGTGTGCCGAGCCGGACAGCCTTGCCTATGTGCTCGACAACCTGGCGGAACTGGTGGTCAAGGAAGTGCACGGCTCCGGCGGCTACGGGATGCTGATCGGCCCGACCGCCTCGAAGAAGGAAATCGCCGCTTTCCGCCAGAAGCTGTGCGCCAAGCCGGGCAACTACATTGCCCAGCCGACGCTGGCCCTGTCGACCTGCCCGATCTTCACCGCCAAGGGGCTGGCCCCGCGCCATGTGGACCTGCGCCCGTTCGTGCTGGTCTCGCCCGACAAGATCGACATTACCCCCGGCGGGCTCACCCGGGTGGCGCTCAAGAAGGGATCGCTGGTGGTCAACTCGTCGCAAGGCGGGGGCACCAAGGATACCTGGGTGCTGAAGGACTGA
- a CDS encoding esterase/lipase family protein, with product MATRPAPSSFAMLPASREEFTRRVQLAREAVEDETARPGLRYLAGELDVLREPVRRPFRKLAIPAAAVPRTVMLLPGFATHPVRMRYLARQLERAGHTVKRWGMGFNFGPTEENLAFLEARLEEVHARYGRDVVLVGWSLGGLFARELAKRRPGLVAKVVTMGTPFSGNPRANNAWRIYQFVAGHRVDQPPIETVVAEKPPVETVALWSPRDGIISPRSARGLAHERDRAVALRCTHIGFSYAPEAIHAVLAELDRAG from the coding sequence ATGGCAACCAGACCCGCCCCTTCCTCTTTCGCAATGCTGCCTGCCTCGCGGGAGGAATTCACGCGCCGGGTGCAGCTTGCCCGTGAAGCGGTCGAGGACGAGACTGCCCGGCCCGGTCTGCGGTACCTGGCAGGTGAGCTTGATGTGCTCAGGGAGCCGGTGCGCCGTCCGTTCCGCAAGCTTGCCATCCCGGCGGCGGCAGTGCCGCGCACGGTCATGCTGCTGCCCGGCTTTGCCACGCACCCGGTGCGCATGCGCTATCTGGCGCGCCAGCTTGAACGCGCCGGTCACACGGTGAAGCGCTGGGGGATGGGCTTCAATTTCGGCCCGACCGAGGAGAACCTGGCGTTCCTCGAAGCCCGGCTGGAGGAAGTGCACGCCCGCTATGGCCGCGATGTGGTGCTCGTGGGGTGGAGCCTGGGCGGCCTGTTCGCGCGGGAATTGGCCAAGCGCCGCCCCGGCCTGGTGGCCAAGGTGGTGACCATGGGCACGCCCTTTTCGGGAAATCCGCGCGCGAACAACGCCTGGCGCATCTATCAGTTCGTCGCCGGGCACCGGGTGGACCAGCCGCCGATCGAGACAGTGGTGGCGGAAAAACCGCCGGTCGAGACCGTCGCACTGTGGAGCCCGCGTGACGGGATCATCAGCCCGCGCAGCGCCCGCGGTCTGGCGCACGAGCGCGACCGGGCGGTGGCGCTGCGCTGCACCCATATCGGGTTCAGCTATGCCCCCGAGGCGATCCATGCCGTGCTGGCGGAGCTTGATCGGGCGGGGTGA
- a CDS encoding DUF3617 domain-containing protein: MPDARPGRGRIQERRPGTRRGQEGVTCEFSKFEASGSELESTLACTGPGGVNVNMDMDGTIEPTRSAITMRMSQKNPQLPGGEMRMAMEVKSERIGDCK; encoded by the coding sequence TTGCCTGACGCCCGACCAGGCCGAGGAAGGATTCAAGAGCGTCGCCCGGGAACTCGGCGAGGGCAGGAAGGGGTAACCTGCGAGTTTTCCAAGTTCGAGGCATCCGGTTCGGAACTTGAATCGACGCTGGCCTGCACCGGGCCGGGCGGGGTCAATGTGAACATGGATATGGACGGCACGATCGAACCCACCAGAAGCGCCATCACCATGCGGATGAGCCAGAAGAACCCGCAGCTCCCCGGCGGCGAAATGCGCATGGCAATGGAAGTGAAATCCGAGCGGATCGGCGACTGCAAGTAG
- the uvrB gene encoding excinuclease ABC subunit UvrB, whose amino-acid sequence MAELVIRRGLEEPDTSGNFTPHKPVRPDKSMGGRPFELVSEYSPSGDQPTAIADLVEAARAGEQTQVLLGVTGSGKTFTMAKVIEALQRPALILAPNKILAAQLYGEFKSFFPNNAVEYFVSYYDYYQPEAYVPRSDTYIEKESSVNEAIDRMRHSATRALLERDDVIIVASVSCLYGIGSVETYSAMIFDLKQGETQDQREIIRKLVALQYKRNDAAFQRGNFRVRGDNLEIYPSHYEDMAWRISFFGDEIEEISEFDPLTGTKGARLDKVRVYANSHYVTPGPTMKQAAEAIRFELAERLKELEAEGKLLEHQRLEQRTNFDLEMIAATGSCAGIENYSRFLTGRLPGEPPPTLFEYLPENALLFVDESHQTVPQVGAMSKGDHRRKITLAEYGFRLPSCIDNRPLRFNEWDAMRPQTIAVSATPGSWEMEQSGGVFAEQVIRPTGLIDPPVEIRPVEDQVQDCIQECLATTKLGYRTLVTTLTKRMAEDLTEFMHEAGVRVRYMHSDVETLERIELIRDLRLGVYDVLIGINLLREGLDIPECGLVAILDADKEGFLRSETSLIQTIGRAARNVDGRVILYADRMTGSMERAIAETDRRRSKQEAYNAEHGITPTTIKRNIHDIVAHSAAQDGVLVDIGDPERNNLVGHNLRAYIEDLEKRMRNAAANLEFEEAGRLRDEIRRLEADELGIPDGEKKAPLVGRSNEGKPGTRKMRYGKTQRKWGK is encoded by the coding sequence ATGGCCGAACTCGTTATCCGCCGCGGTCTGGAAGAACCCGACACGTCCGGCAACTTCACGCCCCACAAGCCCGTCCGCCCCGACAAGTCGATGGGTGGGCGGCCGTTCGAGCTGGTCAGCGAGTATTCCCCCAGCGGCGACCAGCCGACCGCAATTGCCGACCTGGTCGAAGCGGCGCGGGCCGGCGAGCAGACCCAGGTTCTGCTGGGCGTTACCGGCAGCGGCAAGACCTTCACCATGGCCAAGGTGATCGAGGCGCTGCAGCGCCCCGCCCTGATCCTGGCCCCTAACAAGATTCTCGCTGCCCAGCTCTATGGCGAGTTCAAGAGTTTCTTCCCCAACAACGCGGTCGAGTATTTCGTCAGCTACTACGACTACTACCAGCCCGAAGCCTACGTGCCGCGCAGCGATACCTACATCGAGAAGGAAAGCTCGGTAAACGAGGCGATCGACCGGATGCGCCACTCGGCCACCCGCGCGCTGCTGGAACGCGATGATGTCATCATCGTCGCCTCGGTTTCCTGCCTCTACGGCATCGGCTCGGTCGAGACCTATTCCGCGATGATCTTCGACCTCAAGCAGGGCGAGACGCAGGACCAGCGCGAGATCATCCGCAAGCTGGTCGCGCTGCAATACAAGCGCAACGATGCCGCCTTCCAGCGCGGCAACTTCCGCGTGCGGGGAGACAATCTGGAAATCTACCCCAGCCACTACGAAGACATGGCCTGGCGCATCAGCTTTTTCGGCGACGAGATCGAGGAAATCAGCGAATTCGATCCCCTGACCGGCACGAAAGGTGCCAGGCTCGACAAAGTGCGGGTCTATGCCAATTCCCACTACGTCACGCCCGGTCCGACCATGAAGCAGGCGGCTGAAGCGATCCGGTTCGAGCTGGCCGAGCGGCTCAAGGAACTCGAAGCGGAAGGCAAGCTGCTGGAGCATCAGCGGCTGGAGCAGCGGACCAATTTCGACCTCGAAATGATTGCCGCCACGGGAAGCTGCGCGGGGATCGAGAACTACAGCCGGTTCCTCACCGGCCGCCTTCCCGGTGAACCGCCGCCGACACTGTTCGAATACCTGCCCGAAAACGCGCTGCTGTTCGTCGATGAAAGCCACCAGACCGTGCCGCAGGTCGGCGCGATGAGCAAAGGCGACCACCGCCGCAAGATCACCCTGGCCGAATACGGCTTCCGCCTGCCGAGCTGCATCGACAACCGCCCGCTGCGCTTCAACGAGTGGGACGCGATGCGCCCGCAGACGATCGCGGTTTCGGCCACGCCCGGCTCATGGGAAATGGAACAATCGGGCGGCGTGTTCGCCGAACAGGTGATCCGCCCGACCGGGTTGATCGACCCGCCGGTGGAGATCCGCCCGGTCGAGGACCAGGTGCAGGACTGCATCCAGGAATGTCTCGCCACGACGAAGCTGGGCTACCGCACGCTGGTGACCACCCTGACCAAGCGCATGGCGGAAGACCTGACCGAGTTCATGCACGAGGCCGGCGTTCGGGTGCGCTACATGCACTCCGACGTCGAGACATTGGAACGCATCGAGCTGATCCGCGACTTGCGGCTGGGCGTCTATGACGTGCTGATCGGAATCAACCTGCTGCGCGAAGGGCTCGATATTCCCGAATGCGGGCTGGTGGCGATCCTCGATGCGGACAAGGAAGGCTTCCTGCGCTCCGAAACCTCGCTGATCCAGACCATCGGCCGCGCCGCGCGCAACGTCGATGGCCGGGTGATCCTCTATGCCGACCGGATGACCGGCAGCATGGAGCGCGCCATCGCCGAGACTGACCGGCGGCGTTCAAAGCAGGAGGCCTACAACGCCGAACACGGCATCACGCCGACCACGATCAAGCGCAACATCCACGATATCGTCGCGCATTCGGCAGCGCAGGACGGGGTGCTGGTCGACATCGGCGATCCGGAGCGCAACAACCTGGTTGGCCACAACCTGCGCGCCTACATCGAGGACCTCGAAAAGCGGATGCGCAATGCGGCGGCGAACCTGGAGTTCGAGGAAGCCGGACGTCTGCGCGACGAAATCCGCCGCCTGGAAGCAGACGAACTGGGCATCCCCGACGGCGAGAAAAAGGCCCCGCTGGTGGGCCGCAGCAACGAGGGCAAGCCCGGCACGCGCAAGATGCGATACGGGAAAACGCAGCGGAAGTGGGGGAAGTAA
- a CDS encoding S10 family peptidase produces MNRTILAAVAALSFAPPVLAQDKPPEQAAKIDDYQPLSASRQFTGVFGGQRVAYTATIEEQILKDDKGHPKAAIVTTSYVANPRDPARPVTFLFNGGPGSASLWLQMGAFGPKRVAIPSDARDDGAPPYPILDNPDALLDVTDLVFIDPVGTGFSKVIGETDPKDYWGVTKDARSVALVIRQWLSANGRWNSPKFLGGESYGTTRSAAVVRELEGSYNDVALNGVILISTVLDFGAGAETEGAELGYITTLPSMAVTALYHGKASSVSPEAFAEEARQFAIGPYAAFLLKGQRAGAEERAAVRRELARFTGLSEDYLDRADLRVTSGRFYKELLRDRGLTVGRLDSRYTGRDYDNAGETPDNDPSFYGIDGGYTAAANAYFRETIGFSPERQYVTIGGVRDWDWRLEGGRDTNAYLNVTPFLGKALRENSGMRIFVGQGWYDFATPFFAAEYALTRTGIPQDRIVYSYYDSGHMMYVRDQDRSKLSADVRAFIRGR; encoded by the coding sequence ATGAACCGCACCATTCTCGCCGCCGTCGCGGCTCTCTCGTTCGCTCCCCCTGTGCTCGCTCAGGACAAGCCGCCGGAGCAGGCCGCGAAAATCGACGATTACCAGCCCCTTTCAGCCTCGCGCCAGTTTACCGGCGTGTTCGGCGGGCAGCGCGTGGCCTATACCGCCACCATCGAGGAGCAGATCCTCAAGGATGACAAGGGCCATCCGAAGGCCGCGATTGTCACCACCTCTTACGTCGCCAATCCGCGTGATCCGGCACGGCCGGTCACTTTCCTGTTCAACGGCGGTCCCGGCTCAGCCTCGCTGTGGCTCCAGATGGGCGCGTTCGGGCCCAAGCGGGTGGCGATCCCCTCGGACGCGCGTGATGACGGGGCGCCGCCCTATCCTATCCTCGACAACCCCGACGCCCTGCTTGATGTGACCGATCTGGTGTTCATCGATCCGGTCGGCACCGGCTTCAGCAAGGTGATCGGCGAGACCGATCCCAAGGACTACTGGGGCGTGACCAAGGACGCCAGATCGGTCGCCCTGGTCATCCGCCAGTGGCTGTCTGCCAACGGGCGCTGGAACAGCCCCAAATTCCTTGGCGGCGAAAGCTATGGCACCACCCGCTCGGCCGCCGTGGTGCGCGAGCTGGAGGGATCATACAACGATGTCGCATTGAACGGGGTGATCCTGATTTCCACCGTGCTCGATTTCGGCGCCGGGGCCGAGACCGAAGGAGCGGAACTGGGCTATATCACCACCCTGCCCAGCATGGCGGTGACTGCACTCTATCATGGCAAGGCGAGCAGCGTCTCGCCGGAAGCCTTCGCCGAGGAAGCGCGCCAGTTCGCGATCGGGCCCTACGCCGCATTCCTGCTGAAGGGCCAGCGCGCGGGGGCTGAGGAGCGTGCAGCCGTGCGGCGCGAGCTGGCGCGATTCACCGGCCTGTCGGAAGACTATCTTGACCGGGCCGACCTGCGCGTCACCAGTGGCCGGTTCTACAAGGAACTGCTGCGCGATCGCGGGCTGACAGTGGGGCGGCTCGACAGCCGTTATACCGGGCGCGACTATGACAATGCGGGCGAAACGCCTGACAATGACCCCAGCTTCTACGGGATCGATGGGGGATATACTGCCGCAGCCAACGCCTATTTCCGCGAAACGATCGGATTCAGTCCGGAACGGCAATATGTCACCATCGGCGGCGTGCGGGACTGGGACTGGCGGCTGGAAGGCGGGCGTGACACCAATGCCTACCTCAACGTCACCCCGTTCCTGGGCAAGGCGCTGCGCGAGAACAGCGGGATGCGCATTTTTGTCGGCCAGGGCTGGTATGACTTTGCCACCCCGTTCTTCGCTGCCGAATATGCCCTGACGAGGACCGGCATCCCGCAGGACCGGATCGTCTACTCCTATTACGATTCCGGCCACATGATGTACGTGCGTGACCAAGACCGCAGCAAGCTGTCAGCCGATGTCCGCGCCTTCATCCGCGGCCGGTAG
- a CDS encoding protein-disulfide reductase DsbD family protein gives MIEARTLGGWRAIWLVLVAAFALFGAAAQAQPAAVRSGPGDDRISVELYADGPPRAGEEWLLAFRFIPVADEWHGYWSNPGDAGLGMTLDWQLPDGWQAGAPLYPMPRTLVTSGLMNHVFKGAYTVFVPVRVPAGSRIDPAQMVSVTLEYLACTDTICVPQQATVTRRLGDVPASSAFGAWRAALVPPLDQDGAWERTGALLRIGIPLPAAVNLARPHVFLETTDLGQGWQPAYVEAQTFRREGDLLVAEVPLRRLPLPEGAAVPPEPASVQGILSFAEGEGVRFGARAGEVPLEGKAPLAGPAEPALWALLLAALAGGLILNLMPCVFPILSLKAISLVKSGQSEAVARREGIAYTAGAVLACVGLGAVLLALRAAGEQVGWAFQLQEPGVVVALLLLAAVITANFAGLFQLPSLPLTRGGQSAGGFATGFLAAFVATPCTGPFMAAALGAALVLPAAQALLLFAALGLGLALPFLAIGLSPALRRRLPRPGPWMERFRKAMAIPMGLTALALVWLTARLGGQGFALVALVALFGVLLALAVVGRLQRHGKLAWPAFGLIAAPFAIFAAFALPASHDPASAGAAESIHDPVPFDEFVLMNTVQSQGKPVFVWFTADWCVTCKVNESAAIEREAVKQAFDRAGVVTMRGDWTRRDPAITEFLAGQGAAGVPLYLWYAPNRAPEQLPQVLTAGLLVERAEAVPLSPGSGQSAAPARSTD, from the coding sequence GTGATCGAGGCAAGGACATTGGGCGGCTGGCGCGCGATTTGGCTCGTGCTGGTTGCGGCGTTCGCGCTGTTCGGCGCTGCTGCGCAGGCGCAACCGGCCGCGGTGCGAAGCGGGCCGGGCGACGACCGGATTTCCGTGGAACTTTATGCGGACGGGCCGCCTCGTGCAGGCGAGGAATGGCTGCTTGCCTTCCGCTTCATCCCGGTGGCCGACGAATGGCACGGCTACTGGTCCAATCCCGGCGACGCCGGGCTGGGGATGACGCTCGACTGGCAATTGCCGGACGGTTGGCAGGCGGGCGCGCCGCTCTATCCGATGCCGCGCACGCTGGTGACCAGCGGCCTGATGAACCATGTGTTCAAGGGCGCCTATACCGTCTTCGTCCCGGTGCGGGTGCCTGCGGGGAGCCGGATCGACCCGGCGCAGATGGTGTCGGTCACGCTCGAATACCTGGCCTGTACCGACACGATCTGCGTGCCCCAGCAGGCCACTGTCACCCGCAGGCTCGGTGATGTGCCGGCCAGCAGCGCTTTCGGCGCATGGCGGGCGGCTCTTGTGCCGCCGCTCGACCAGGACGGCGCGTGGGAGCGGACCGGCGCGCTGCTCCGGATCGGCATTCCCTTGCCTGCTGCGGTCAATCTGGCCCGGCCGCATGTCTTCCTCGAAACGACCGACCTGGGGCAGGGCTGGCAGCCCGCCTATGTCGAGGCGCAGACTTTCCGGCGCGAAGGCGACCTGCTTGTCGCCGAAGTGCCCTTGCGGCGCTTGCCACTGCCTGAGGGCGCGGCAGTGCCGCCCGAACCGGCTTCCGTGCAGGGCATCCTGTCCTTTGCCGAGGGCGAAGGGGTACGGTTCGGGGCGCGGGCAGGCGAGGTTCCGCTCGAAGGCAAGGCACCGCTGGCCGGACCGGCAGAGCCCGCCCTGTGGGCCTTGCTCCTCGCGGCATTGGCGGGTGGGCTGATCCTGAACCTGATGCCCTGCGTCTTCCCGATCCTCAGCCTCAAGGCCATCAGCCTGGTAAAGTCCGGGCAGAGCGAGGCGGTCGCCCGGCGTGAAGGGATTGCCTACACGGCGGGCGCGGTGCTCGCCTGCGTCGGCCTCGGCGCCGTGCTGCTGGCCCTGCGCGCGGCGGGCGAGCAGGTTGGCTGGGCGTTCCAGTTGCAGGAACCGGGCGTGGTGGTGGCGCTGCTGCTGCTGGCGGCGGTCATCACCGCCAATTTTGCGGGCCTGTTCCAGTTGCCTTCGCTGCCGCTGACGCGCGGCGGGCAGTCTGCCGGTGGTTTTGCGACCGGTTTCCTCGCCGCTTTCGTCGCCACGCCCTGCACCGGCCCGTTCATGGCGGCGGCACTGGGCGCGGCGCTGGTCCTGCCGGCAGCGCAGGCGCTGCTCCTGTTCGCCGCCCTGGGGCTGGGGCTGGCCTTGCCGTTCCTGGCGATCGGCCTCTCGCCCGCCCTGCGCCGCCGCCTGCCCAGGCCGGGGCCGTGGATGGAGCGGTTCCGCAAGGCGATGGCGATCCCGATGGGGCTTACCGCGCTGGCGCTGGTCTGGCTCACCGCGCGGCTGGGGGGACAGGGCTTCGCCTTGGTCGCGCTGGTCGCGCTGTTCGGGGTGCTGCTGGCGCTGGCGGTCGTCGGGCGGTTGCAGCGCCATGGCAAGCTGGCCTGGCCCGCCTTTGGCCTGATTGCCGCGCCGTTCGCGATTTTTGCCGCCTTTGCCCTCCCGGCCAGCCATGACCCGGCGTCTGCCGGCGCAGCGGAGTCGATCCACGATCCGGTTCCGTTCGACGAATTCGTACTGATGAACACGGTCCAGTCACAGGGCAAGCCGGTGTTCGTGTGGTTCACCGCCGACTGGTGCGTGACCTGCAAGGTCAACGAAAGCGCCGCGATCGAGCGGGAAGCGGTGAAGCAGGCGTTCGACCGCGCCGGGGTCGTCACCATGCGCGGTGACTGGACCCGCCGCGATCCGGCGATTACCGAATTCCTGGCCGGACAAGGCGCGGCGGGCGTGCCGCTCTACCTGTGGTATGCGCCGAACCGCGCGCCCGAGCAGCTGCCGCAGGTGCTTACTGCGGGGTTGCTGGTGGAGCGGGCAGAGGCAGTGCCGCTGTCCCCCGGCAGCGGTCAATCAGCTGCGCCGGCTCGCTCGACGGATTGA
- a CDS encoding FAD-dependent monooxygenase → MVDTSMDEKRDLLILGGGLVGMTLALAAATRGLSSHVVDRADPAELTADGYDVRASAISTASWNLFTNIGIADRLEPLGCPIEAIAVTDQMKPGRIDFRPEPHEGTLGRMFANRDLRLALFEAAAAQPLIAWHSNARIIDRDRAEHGVSATLADGAVLRAELLVGAEGRASPTRDEAGISLAKWGYGHRAIIAGLVHEKPHGGVAWEIFYPDGPFALLPLRDTPEGRHRSALVWTVSEKDAAGVLALSPRAFLAEVAKRMGDVFGTVELVGERSSYPLSFQHTARMVEQRMVLVGDAAHGMHPIAGQGLNLGLRDVGALVEVLAEARRLGLDLGDAEMLRRYETWRGLDTFSVSFATDVLTRLFGLPGRTASAVRRFGMGGVQRMPVLKRWFMDEARGVSGEVPELLRA, encoded by the coding sequence ATGGTCGACACGAGCATGGACGAGAAGCGCGATCTCCTGATCCTGGGCGGCGGACTGGTCGGCATGACGCTGGCTCTGGCAGCGGCCACGCGCGGGCTGTCCAGCCATGTGGTGGACCGGGCCGATCCGGCCGAGCTGACCGCTGACGGTTACGATGTGCGCGCCTCGGCCATTTCCACCGCCAGCTGGAACCTGTTCACCAATATCGGGATCGCCGACCGGCTCGAGCCGCTGGGTTGCCCGATCGAGGCCATCGCCGTCACCGACCAGATGAAGCCCGGGCGGATCGACTTCCGCCCGGAACCGCACGAGGGCACGCTCGGCCGGATGTTCGCCAACCGCGATCTGCGCCTGGCCCTGTTCGAAGCCGCCGCCGCCCAGCCACTCATCGCCTGGCACAGCAATGCCCGGATCATCGACCGGGACCGCGCCGAACACGGCGTCAGCGCGACGCTGGCCGATGGCGCGGTGCTGCGTGCCGAGCTGCTGGTCGGCGCCGAGGGGCGTGCCTCACCCACTCGTGACGAGGCAGGCATCTCGCTGGCAAAATGGGGCTACGGCCACCGCGCGATCATTGCCGGGCTGGTCCACGAAAAACCGCACGGCGGGGTGGCGTGGGAAATCTTCTATCCGGATGGCCCCTTCGCCTTGCTGCCCCTGCGCGACACGCCCGAAGGCCGCCATCGCTCCGCGCTGGTGTGGACCGTCTCGGAGAAAGACGCTGCCGGTGTCCTCGCCCTTTCGCCGCGTGCCTTCCTGGCAGAAGTGGCAAAGCGGATGGGCGACGTGTTCGGCACAGTGGAACTGGTGGGTGAACGGTCGTCCTATCCGCTCAGCTTCCAGCACACCGCGCGGATGGTGGAACAGCGCATGGTGCTGGTCGGCGATGCGGCGCACGGGATGCACCCCATAGCCGGGCAGGGCCTGAACCTGGGCCTGCGCGACGTCGGCGCGCTGGTCGAGGTGCTGGCAGAAGCACGGCGACTGGGGCTGGATCTGGGCGATGCCGAAATGCTGCGCCGCTACGAAACCTGGCGGGGGCTCGATACCTTCAGCGTCTCGTTCGCGACCGACGTGCTGACCCGCCTGTTCGGCCTGCCCGGACGCACGGCTTCGGCAGTGCGCCGGTTCGGCATGGGCGGGGTCCAGCGGATGCCGGTGCTGAAACGCTGGTTCATGGACGAGGCGCGCGGCGTTTCTGGCGAAGTGCCCGAACTGCTCCGGGCCTAG
- a CDS encoding uroporphyrinogen-III synthase, producing MSGALVVLRPEPGLSATVDLARADGFTVTAAPMAEVQPVAWQVPPPASFDALLLGSANAIRHGGAALADYRGCRALVVGEATARVARDAGLDVVATGTGGLQSVLDRIAGSEFKRLLRLAGEDRVPLSAPAGVLIETRVVYRVAYFPLAPQAVEALQGGALALLHSGEAASHFAAECDRAGLERAGIAIAALAPRIAESAGHGWRQVGVAAQANDRALLEMARDMCQ from the coding sequence ATGAGCGGCGCACTCGTGGTCTTGCGGCCCGAGCCCGGACTTTCGGCCACCGTTGACCTTGCCCGGGCAGATGGTTTCACCGTGACCGCGGCCCCCATGGCAGAGGTTCAGCCGGTTGCGTGGCAGGTTCCCCCGCCTGCCAGCTTTGATGCCCTGCTGCTCGGCAGCGCCAATGCAATCCGGCATGGCGGCGCTGCCCTGGCGGACTATCGGGGGTGCCGCGCGCTGGTGGTGGGCGAGGCGACTGCACGCGTCGCTCGCGATGCGGGGCTGGACGTGGTGGCAACCGGCACGGGCGGGCTTCAGTCGGTGCTTGACCGGATTGCAGGCTCCGAATTCAAACGTCTTTTGCGCCTGGCAGGAGAAGACCGGGTGCCCCTGAGCGCGCCCGCCGGCGTATTGATCGAGACGCGGGTGGTCTACCGGGTCGCCTACTTCCCGCTCGCTCCCCAAGCGGTCGAGGCCCTGCAAGGTGGCGCGCTGGCCTTGCTCCATTCGGGCGAGGCGGCGAGCCATTTCGCGGCGGAGTGTGACCGCGCCGGGCTGGAGCGGGCCGGAATCGCGATTGCCGCGCTGGCCCCCCGCATTGCCGAGTCGGCAGGCCACGGCTGGCGCCAGGTTGGTGTTGCGGCGCAAGCGAACGACCGTGCCTTGCTGGAAATGGCGCGCGACATGTGCCAATGA